Part of the Henckelia pumila isolate YLH828 chromosome 2, ASM3356847v2, whole genome shotgun sequence genome is shown below.
aatatagaaTACGTTATAACATGACactgatatttttgaaaacaaaagatATACTCATTTTTACCCGAGGATATTGTCACATTTAAACCGAGACATGATCTCATGCTTGGGATCTTTGTTCTTGATAAACTATcagaaatttttcaaaaaatttatctagtATTTGGATTGTTCATGTAACCATCCAAGACGTTatcttaaattaattaaagaagttgaattaaaaaaaaaaaaaaaaagatgagtCAGCAACAAGCAAATACATAAATTGATGACATGGCAGAGGATACAAAAATAGATATTATGGAAGTTTTTGAAATCAGGCAGAAGACCTCAACAAGCCTCCGGCGGCCTCGTCGAACACCAAATCATCCGTCTTCATCACGGCGGCGTGAATGACCACCACCGCCACTCCTACCACCAATGCCAATAGTACGTTCGCCACAGCGCCGGTCAGCAGTAGAACCACCACCGTCACCACCGACAGCACGATCAGAGTCACGCGATCGGTGATCGTACGGCCGAAAATCACCAGCGGCTCGTGGCGGAGGAAGTAGAGGACTAACCAGGCCGCCATCATCACGATGAACACGATGAGAGAGACCGGGTGCCAGAGGAGGCTGAGGAAGAGGATTAGCAGAATCAGGATCACGTAGTTCATGGTGAAGTAGGCGGCGTTGGTTTTCACCCGCTCCACCGCGTCGGAGAAGGAGGACGGGAGGTTGAGAGAGCGGAAATCGAACATCTCTCGCCATGGGCGGCGAGTGGCGAGGCCGGATTTGATGCGTTCCTTGGCTCGGGAGATGTATTCGAGCCTGGCGGCGGGGATTGTGCCGTAGTTCGTCATTTCCGCCGGCGGTGGGTGTGGTGTGTTTGGGAAATGTGAGAGGACTACTCTTGTAAAGAAGACCAAAGGGGGATTTGAAATTGAGGCAATGGGAGAATTACTGTGGTGCGACGCGGTTCATTAGACCAATTTCCAGATCAACTTTACAATTACTCTGTTCTAAGCGGAAAATTTCAACCTGACCCATGGGTATTACCCCATGAGGTGtatgtattttatttgttcaaattATATGGGCCCCATATAATTTAGTGGCACTCACATGATTTGAACCAACCAGTGATTGCCACCTACCCCATTGGACCATAGGTAGGATCTAACCTACCGTTCTACGCGCATTATATTGTATTTGTGGTCCCACATTACATGAGAAGAAGCAATTATTATACCTATctcaattttaatttaataaatagtaGAGATTTGTGGCCAAACTCACCACTCCAAAAATAAGTCGTTAACATCTCTTGATTTCTTTCATTGCTATCATTTCTAAAAATAccaataaaaatatcaaaaaatatatattttaattgttcttaaataaatttttcttggagaacacatttttaaaattactttttaaaaatgtttttttttttcatttataaaacactaaaaacgtTTTCAAAATACTTATTCAAACAAAATTTGACACTTATTGttagaatatttttttaaattttaatatatattttcagtTAGTATAACCTTTTGTAGAATAATGTTATTTTATGGCCATGTTTAGTCagattatttttagttttaagttttcATGGATAAAAGTACTTTAGGTACCGTTTGGTTCGaggatgagataaataatacatagagaagtaatataatgtaatataaaataaataaaaatgatagttaatatattttttgatttgattgatagattatagtttatttgattgattaaattttatataaaaatgataaattatcattttatcattttaaaaataaataaaatatgaataatattatttataaggataatatagtaatttaaattcaatgatttgattgatgtaagataaatgattaattatttgattgatgtaaaataaataattaatagatggataaatagtATGACCAGAAGAACGCGAGATTAGATAGAATAAGTTATATATGTACTAATTATACTTGTACCAACGGTTTGGAGATAAAACGTCGGCAAGTATTTAGGGCTGAGAAAGTGTGCAACATAGCTCTTAGATTCATGTGGTCTCACATAAAATCAAATGAGTTTCGTCGATTCAACATTTGTTGCCCATCCACTAGAATATCGTCTCAGACTGCATTTAGTATATTCacacaattatttttattattattattattattattattattattattattattattattattattattgtagtCAGTATATTCatacaattaataatttttcaagTTGCAtttggatttatgaatttaatttaaataatttgagAGATTTGATATCCAACACAATtaccgttttttttttttttttttggttgaaacaaacacaattactGTTGAAATTACATAATTTGATGGTAAgtggatttgaaattcatttttaaattttgtttaaccATCAAGTTAAGAATTTGAAATCCACGACCTCAAAATCCATCAATCCAAGCATTTTCCATTCCCAATTCAAATATCCAAAAGGCCAAACTAGCTATGATAGTTTTCAAATACATCATGCATGATATGGAGTTATTTCAAATCATTACTCCAAATACTCGTTCAAATCTAAACCAACACTAAATCGAAATACAGTTTAAACTCTGAAATCTCCCACAACTGGGAGAAGATTATGTGGGTTCACCGCCGAACCTTGTAGCGAATGCGCCAAAATTGGCCTGAGTGATAAAGTGAGTTCTCAAAACACATAAGATCTTTGGTTCAAATCTAATTTTAATTAGGTAATAATCCTACATGTACGGGTAATATCTAATAAACATGTAAAGGTGAAGATTATTAATACATATGAAATCTAATATTTTTTCAATGGACCCAACATATATTGATACATTTTCATTCTTAGATATACTTTTAGAGCAGTGCCTGTCCAGGTAGTGTGAAATTTTTCAATAGTAAGATATGTTTAGCTAATATCACCTACTCAATTGTCAACATATCTCAATTAGGTTAACCAAGTAACAACTGAAATTTCAATGCAAGTGTAGTGATCCGACTCGGATCATCTACTAAAATAGAGATTTAAGCATGTGAttacttaaaatattaaaattcatCATAGATACCCAAAATAAACTACGAAAACGAAATACAATTCACCAAGCCGGCTGAATACAACAGACAACTACAGTAACCTAAAATAACCTGTGGTGGAGccacattttatttttaatttttttatatattaattttaaataaattttgattaatttgTTATTAGCCTGGCTAACTTGATTCAAATTattaaagaattcaagaacTTAAAATTCTAGCTCGGATAGATAGAAAATTCTGGCTCCGCTattgaaattaaataatttttatataaccATATCAAACTGTATATCAACAATTAACCATAAAAACAGAAACAGATAACCTCCACAAGCGGGCGCATGCGCCAATCCTAACCCTACCTCGAGTCTTCTGCCTCATCCAACCTgagacctgccccgtcgaatgggtgTCAGAGATAATACCAAGGATGTGAGCGACTAATGTCTATTATATAAATATGAGTAATTGAACCGATATGATATATTCAAGTGAAGTGACTAGGTAACTGGTTCAACTAGATCTGTCCTGATTATACTGGGCACCATGAGTGATTATTACCATCTAGGGTCCAATCCGCTCCGTAGGGTCCAATCCGCTGCGTATATCGCACACTCGTTTGTATCATCATGGCTCGATCTCCGTCATCGCGTTATCTCCCATTGTCAGATCGTATAATAAGGGTGTAAGGATGAGTGACCCTACTTGAATAGCTATCTCGAAGGAGGCACATAATCAATATATGCACTTGAAGCATATGTATAAAGCAATATGTATCATGACACATTCATTgaatatctcagtcagtacttacgtaatTCTACTATATAggttgaaaaattacaattcttcacccaaaaaaaaaaaaattacaattaaatacatttttattttaaaaaaaggaaCAAAAACACTTTATACACATACCCAAATTAATCCTAAAAACCACATGTCCACTTCTTAACATCCAAATTCCAAACACACATCGTCACACACTCACAAACTAACttctccaatttttttttccataatTCATAGTTTTGTATTttcaacatattaaaattatctACCTGAAAATGAATTTTATCCCAAACAAGTATATAATCGACTAATTCTTTTTAAcatactaaaattttaaaaataatatataatttgaactgaaaaacaaaagaaatttaTATAAACACAATGCAGTGCTTTGATGACTTGTATAAATCATCCACAAATATTCCCAAATAACGACCTAGCTaaacaataacaacaacaatgatTAATaacatattatataaaatttgagaaATGTTGAATGactaattttaataattaagtACAATCATTATTCTATCCAATATAATGCAAAACAAGATTACATGCtaaaatatcaatccaatagaaTGGCTCACGCTCTTGCGAAATATGCACTCGATACAAAGCGGAATATAGAATTTATCATTTATGGATTATATTCCTCTGTTTTTAAATGTGTATGTGCATGAGGATATTGTAATTGCTTAATGatctatatataatttcattttcaaaaaaattttttttactataataataaattaaaggCCAAGAGAAACTATTAGTTCTGTAGATGATCTTGCTTCACCCATgagtaaatattttataataaattcaTTAAACAACATATTTTCTTGGTATATCCAAAAGGAAAATGATACATGTACACATTGATTTACACATTGGGTTACACACTAcacatgaaattacaaaatatcCCTTCacttgatttgaaaaaaatatttccaaaatacattaaagatatttatgtaattttaagTACATCCGTGTACACGTAGCATCATCCTATCCAAAATAGGTAGGATTATAAATTGAATCATTTTTTAACTACAAAGATAGTTATCTAATCATTAGCACCAACATAAAAACTGTTAGGTTATAAACCTATGAGATGTTCATCCCAAAAAAATTGCTTATTGGGTGAGTTTATAACTCATTCTTTGttagttttattatttaatgcGGGACAATTGTAACAAAAATATTCCTAGAATAACTGATAATATTTCAATACATTCAATATACTCTACGGATCGATGAGAAATACATAGAGCTGAAcatagtaaaataaaaaaaatgaaaaagttCGTTGAAATGGTTCGTTTAGAAATTTCTCAAAAAGTTAATTGTAGGTTATTCTCTCTTTCGGAAAAATAGGGTTGTGATGCTGATAGTCATTCGAATGAATGAGTGAATTATAAAATCTTATAATATAAATTCTGAGTCATCAATTGTGGAAAAGGTCAAACAAAAGGAGTTAAAGTTGTGAAGCACTGTAAGAAACGATGCAGCGTAAAGTGGCAACATCTTCAACTAACCATATGGACGTGGGCTGTTGGGCCTTTTCCTTGTTGGACCAAACTTTCTGTGGGGCGCATCACTTTCGCCACGTGACTTGCTGAAAAAGCTGCCCATTGTTTTCTAATTATGTCAGATTATTTAAttcatataaacataaattagGACTTACAAAGGCAaacgatttatttatttatttttcatggaatTCAGTGATAACAGTCCcaacataaaattcaattttataagTGGGATTTATCTTTAAaaattagtaattttttttttatgttaaaaatattatttttcattgtaactataaaaataattaatctgtaGAAAAAATATATCCATGGACCATGAGATCATCTATCACATGTGACTTACTCAAAAGCTAATTCATATATAACAATTCGGTTCACATTTgtatcattttaattattttacgatTGCAATCAAACATGATTTATGAATGaaattatgaaatatatatgaattcaaaaattctagtgttttataaataaaatctgggtaattatatatatatatatatatatatatatatatatatatatatatatatatatataagcaccATGCTCGTTTTGTCAAAATCTCAAGGGCCTACTGACGTATGTATTACAAAATTTAAGTTAATCGACTGATTAAATATATGCTCGTTTTGTCAAAATCTCAAGGGCCTACTGACGTATGTATTACAAAATTTAAGTTAATCGACtgattaaatatattaatatatttaatcaGTCGATTAACTTAAATTTTGTAATACATACGTCAGTAGGCCCTTGAGATTTTGACAAAACGAGCATGGTGCTCGAGAACTTTTCTGCTCAAATTATAAAAGTTTGGATAAAAAACATAATGGTCCATGTGTTTTTTTATCTATGATATTAATACTATTGTTTGATATACAGATTATGTACTTGtacagtttttttttctttgaaaaaaCTTGTAcaattatttttgtaattaattttatttatattaaaataggaATATACAAATAAGGAGAGACATACTTCAATTTTGGAGAAACAATCTAGAAAATAAACTGAAAATCCACATGAGTGATGAGACACTGTTTGCACACAAAAATTGGCGAGTGAAAAGTGTTGCGAGCATGCCAAAAATGATAAAATGATGAAAAGTAAAATCTAACTTCTAAACCAAGTAATTGTGAGTCTCGGTTTCACCTTCGATCTCAGTTACATCGGATAAGCGACGAAGAACACAAGAAATAAATTGAAGGAAAATTCATAATAGCAATCGAGACATTAACTTTGCTACTAAAAACTGAATATGGACAAATGTTGccataaaaacacaaaaatatgcTACTGAAAACGTCAAAGAACTAAGAAACACAAGTTGAAAATTTACAATGAAATTTCTGGAAAATGAGGAAATGATGAAGCTTCGAAATGTGCAGAAAATATTTGCTGTAGCATTGAGAGAATTCTTGCAATTGCAGTTGATTGATTGTTTGTGAATCCCTTTTTCCTTCGGTTGTCTAATTTTCTTCAATGTTTGGGCAACTCCCCACTCTCCAACTTAGAATAACATGAGCCACCTTTCTTTCCACTACctcatgattcaattttgactTGGTCTTATTTACATGTTTCTAATTTCAATTTGACCGTTGCACATCATTGGGCCTTGAGCTCTCTCTTCTTCTTAATGAACTGCCACAATTACTTTTAATTTGGGACGAGAAATAATTCTAATTTTGGACTAAACAAATACCCCTCACAGGCTGATGGCCCAATGGACCATCAAACCTAGATTGTAATTTTCGATTTGCGTTGGGCTTGTTTTGGAGTGTATTGGGTCTGCGGATATTGGGAACCAAGACAGACCTGGAGTAGATCACCAGGTGCACACTATCACATAAAGTGGttgttagtattttatttatttacaagAGTGCATAACCATGTTTTGGATAAATATTTACAAGGATGGCTTTAATAGTCATCAACGTTGATTCTGGTTCATTTTTTCACGCATGTTGGGAACATactgtttcaaatatttttcattgatgCACATTTTGTGTAGTTCTCTGCCGACACTCGCTGACCAGTAAGCATTCCCTTCAAGCACCCGGTGAACTTTGAACGGTCCTTCCCAATTTTGGGACCATTTACCAAGTTCTCTGTCTTTTGCTCATATGAGTAATATAGTTGTCCAAACAAGATCCCCTTCGTGGAATGATTTTCTTGTCACTCTCTTGTTGTAACTCTGAGCCACCTTCTCCTTCTGGATCATGAGACTGTTAAAGGGCTTGCATCGtcatatcatccagatcctctAGCTTTGTGATCATGGACTCATTGTACAGTTCTGAGATCAAATGGTTCTGTATGGCCACTCTTAGAGACGGGACCATGATTTCCATGAGTAACACAACTTCATGTCCAAAGGCCAATGCGAAGGGACTTACCCCAGTTGCACTTTTTTTTGAGGTTTTGTATGCCTACAGAGTTTCAGACAATAATCTAGGCCAATCCCTCGGATTATCCTCCATcattttttgtaatattttGATCAACACCTTATTAGAAGTCTCCGCTTGTTCGTTGGCTTGAGGACAATATGGCGAGGAACAACGTAGCTTGATGTCATAATCTGCTGCAAAATCCTTCACCATGGATCCCACAAACATTGTTCCCTGATCTGTAATGATAGAATTTGGGATGCCAAATCGATGTATGATGTGTTACTTGATGAAAACAATAACATATTGTTGCTTCGCTTTTTTCAATGGTATTGCTTCTACCTACTTAGTAAAGAAATCAATGGTCACAATAATGAAACTATGGCCCTTAGATGATGATTGATAGATTTTACCAATTAAGTTCATGGAACATCCCCGAAATGGTCATGGCTTTACAATTGCATACATTTCATCTGCAGGAACCCGTTGAATATTGTCATATTTTTGGCAAGGTTGACACCCTTTGAAGTACCCAATGCAATTCTTCAACATTTATAGTCAGTAGTATCCATGTCTCCTCACAAGCCATCACATTTTGATTCCTAATTGGTAAGCATCACATACTCCTTCATGCACATGTTTCCTGACTTTAATGCCTCGGGGAACTCGATGCATCGCCGCAAAAATCCACCCATCCCTTTTTCTGTACAAATCACCTTATTCTAATACATAGTTGAGATACTTCATGTTCAAACCATATGGGATCGATTTTTCAGGGAACTTTAGAGCTTCCTTCAATTCTTCTCTCCAATCATAACGTCTAAATTGAAAGTTTCTACTTGTAATCTCCTTTGGGTGACGGAGGGGTGATTCTTCTTCTAGATTAGAAATAATCGGTGGGTAAGTTCCTCCGACAACTTCAACCCAGAGGCAATTTGGGCTAGTTCATTGGCTTCCTAGTTTTTTTCTTGGCACATATTGGAAATTAATTTACTCAAAGTCATCAGCCAGCTGTGAAGAGACTGTAAAATATGGAGCCACAGACAAACTGGCGCACTTGTATTCACCGGCAACTTGTCGAAGCACCAACTGTGAATCTCCAGATACCAGGACATTATTTGCTTGCAAATCTTTGAGGACCTTCAATCCAATCACCAATGTCTCGTACTCAGCTTGGTTGTTAGTGAATGGGAAGTCCAAGTTAAAGGCCAAAACTATTTTTACTCCAGTGGTGGATATGATCACCACTCCTGCTCCTGCAGTTCCTTATGTGCTTGATCCATCAAACTTCAGTATTCATGGTTGCACATCTACCCCATAGACAGGAATCTCCACTTTCTATGGTATTGATTCTTCCGACCGTGGTGAGCTAAAAAATTTGCAAGGCTTGCCCTTTCATGGATTTTTGGGAATAATAAACCAAAGTGAACTCTCATAAAACtaattatcatttttatattctCCCTGAAAACACTGGTCTATTGATTATATACTTTATTAAATCAGTTTTtgacacaaaaaatattttagactGAATCAAATAATACATCAGCTTAGTACATGCATAGAACAATGCTAAACATAGTTTTTCAATTACAGATATTAGGGGTGGGCGTCGGGTCGGGTATCGTCGGGTTTGGGTTTGTCAGGTTGGGTACCCGACTAGTTGGGTAGTTATTTTGACTACCCAAACGTGACCCAAAATTTTCGGATACCTGAAAAATCGGATAATTTCAGGTATTATAATTCGGGTACCCGAGATCTTCATGTATTTGATTATGGAAATAAGATAATTACAAATTCAACCGAAAATTTCGAGAAGCTTCAAGCTAAAAAAAACCATCCAAACTCACTGTACAATGCTACAGACCCACTAAactaaattcaataaaaaaaccaaaaaattcaACTTTTACATCTGAAgagaaaataaattataaatcaaTTTAGTCTTCTTCGACATCTCCAGACTCCAGGTACGAGATTCTCCCCACTTGCAAGATTCTCCCCACTTGCAGCACAAATTCCTTAATTTATATCTTTcgcaaaaaatgaaaaatgggTTGCTAAGCTCGTGGCTATAGGGTAGGGAACAAGAGAAAAATGTTCGAAGCCTGTTGGTGAATTGGAACGAAATATtaattaaggtagtgtttgtaaTCACTAAAAAAATGATTGTAAGattttagcttaaaaaaataatttttgtgtgTTCTTTAAACCCAGATTATGTGTTAGGTTatgtttaacttaattgaaatctaaAAGCTAGTCATatagtgattatgattctctaAAAGTAATTCTAGTAAAAAAATCAATGTTATAATCACTGTAAACACTTATTTATCAAGAGTAACACttctgtgagacggtctcatccgtgagacgggtcaaccctacccatatttataataataagtaatacttttggcataaattgtaatactttttaatggataactcataCAAGAGATCCGCCTCATAAAAGtgacccttgagaccgtctcataggagtttttgtcaTTTATCAAATACtaccaactttgatttttatatttacacttctgttttcaaacactaccaacttttgatttttctttacttttttataatatataaatttatttaattctacAAAAGCATAATTtttttgcaaacactcccttaataATTCACCGATTTGTGAGGATTCGAATAAGTTAATGACAAATTTAGAATCCGATTTATtacttttgttttattattattattaattaaataaaatctgaaacaatcaaaactaaaaaaataaaaagattacCCTATAAATGTCGGGTACCCGAACCCGATTGGGCGGCAAAAATAATACCGACACcaacccgaaattttttttttggttttgagtACCTACCCGAACCcgacattttcgaaaattatccGATCCGAATGGGTCGGTTCGGGTACCCGAATCCCAAACCCAAACTCCCACCCCTACTTGAAATACACCAACTGGATGTCAAAACCGTATTTTTGAATGGTGGTTAGAAGAATATATCTATATAGATCGACCCGAAGGTTTTGTTGTTCGGGGTCACGAAAAGAAAGTTTGTCGACTCATTAAATCCTTACATAAACTGAAGCAAATGCCTAAACAATTACATGAAAAAATTTACAAAGCAATGATGTCAAATGAGTTTAAGATAAACGAATGTGACAAATGTGTCTACATTAGAGACATAAGAGTTCTTATATTATAGGATATCtatatgttgatgacatgcTTATAATAGGGAGTAATCAATCAATATGTGATAAAAGCAACAAAGAAAATGTTGACAAAAATTTTTGACATGAAAGATTTGGGCATTGCAAATGTCATACTAGGGATTAAAATCTCTAAGATTACAGAGGCAATAGTCCTTTCTCAGTCTCATTATGTTGAGACCGTTTGGAAAAAGTTTAATGTGTATGACTGTTTTCCTGTAAAGACGCCTCTTGATATGAGCGTCCACTTGAGTAAGAATCATGGGGAACCAGTTTCTCAATTGGAATACTCAAGAATTATTGGAAGCTTTATGTACATCATGAATTGTACACGACCGGATATCGTTTGTACGGTAAATAAATTGAGCCGATTCACCAGTAACCCAAATGATGTTCATTGGAAGGCTTTGACAAGGGTGCTTAGATATTTAAGGCACTCTTTAGAATATTGTTGCACTATACTAAATATCCTGCGGTGCTAGATGAATATATTGATGCGAATTGGATTTCTGACACCAAAGACTCTAAATCCACTAGTGGCTAGGGATGACAATTTCCTCTGAATCCGATGAAAAATTCGATACCCGACCCGAATGAAGAAGGATATAAAGGTATTTTTTAGATCCGATTAAATAAATAGGTAATTGGGTATGAAAATTTTGTATTTGAGGATAGAGAAAAATGTATTAATATCCTACCCATCCCTGACCAGAATACCcgattatatataaatatatatgtatatatttatttattatattaaaaaatgttaattataatttatttttgttgaataATGGTAGTTGGAtgaacataaaaaattattagtatAACGCTATTTTGTAGAATAATGGTGTTgggataaattatatataatatttttttatttcttatatTATGTTTAgtttactaattttttttatctttttcttATGGTTCTTATAAAAATTTGGTGAATAAGCATAGTTTTATCtaaataatcaaatttgaaaTGAGTTGTAATATGATATTTGGGTAGGGTATGTATATTCATCCTCTGATGGGTATGAGGATGAAATTTGAATATCCGATGGGGATGGGGATGGGTATGGGATAGATATAATAAATGGGGATGTGGACGGAGGTATGAAATCCTACCCGAACCCGACTCATTGTCATCCCTACTAGTGACTATGTTTTTAGCATTGGTGGTGGCGCAGTATCTTGAAGGTCATCAAAACAAACTTGCATCGCTAGATCTACGATGAAATATGAGTTCATAACACTTGATAAAACCGCAGAAGAAtgacttcaaaattttttggaGGAGATTCCATGCTGATAAAAACCAGTTCTTGCAAGAACGATACATTGTAATAGTCAATCTACAATTGCAAGGGCACAAAATAgtatgtataatggtaagtctCGAAATATTCGTTGAAGACACAATACCATGCGACAAATGATATCAAATAGAGTTAACATAGTTGATTATCAAATTAAAAGATAACTTGACGGATCCGTTTACAAAAACATTGAATAAAGATCAAGTGTATAGCTTGTCAAGTGGAATTAGCTTAAAGTCTACAAAATAAAGATTTCATAGTGATAACCCAACTTTGTtgattggagatcccaaaatCTTGATTCAATGGGACAACTATGCTATGAGAACTTGAGTTAACACTCGAAAATTTTTTCAACTCATTCCTAGGACGAAGAGTGTTGTAGTCAACAAATGTAGTGAGGTTAAATTTTGAACTTTTAATGGTTCCTTTCCTGAAAAAGGCGGAGTATGGTATAATACTCTTACAAGGAGACCACCTATGTAAGTGTGAGGACGGGCCACCTCGGTGAAACACTTATAAAACTAAGATGTGTTCCATGGTCAAAATGGATACGACCGAAAAACCAATAGGAATGAAGAGAAGTTTTTGTATAGGTGGTGTTGTCTGATTTTACACAAACCGTCAAGAACTTCAAGACATCGTGTTCACTTAGTGGACTAGTAAATTCGATAGTATTCTACTACAAAATGTTCAAAGTCATAAGCTACCACTCTTGATACAATGACTTTTCGTGTGAACTCTCTTTCGACATCATGTGTATTCATACATTAATTTCATTCATGTAGAAGATTGTTGAAAATTATGGGGTTTAATGAATTGAAATTAAGCGACAgaaacttgaaaaaaaaaaaaaaaagactagAAAACAACCGGCGCTCCAAAATAACAAAGGATACGCTAGGACGCCCAAAAAGGGGCGCCCCAGCACACCAAGAGGCTGCCTGGAAAAGGTGCGCTGGGCACGCAAAAACATGCACCCCAGCTTTCTGATATTTGTTCAATCCAAAGGTGTTTCTTGAAGGTTCTAGTCGGTtttttggaccaaaaaacacccCTCAACATGAAACATGTCCTTAAATGCAAACAACTTTAAATGTCAGATTAAAGCTCATTTTTGTAAGAATCAATCAGTTTTATCTTAAAAAACATCCGCATTCTCATATTCCTCTTTTTTTGCAAAAAGAGTTCATATCCTTTCTGATTTTCTGTCATCTTCGAATCATTCTCAACACCACACATATATACCAACATTGTCAACTTATTAGAcaaatttaaaagttttttaaaaaactattaGACACCGTTTT
Proteins encoded:
- the LOC140885011 gene encoding PRA1 family protein F2-like; this translates as MTNYGTIPAARLEYISRAKERIKSGLATRRPWREMFDFRSLNLPSSFSDAVERVKTNAAYFTMNYVILILLILFLSLLWHPVSLIVFIVMMAAWLVLYFLRHEPLVIFGRTITDRVTLIVLSVVTVVVLLLTGAVANVLLALVVGVAVVVIHAAVMKTDDLVFDEAAGGLLRSSA